One window of Natrinema sp. SYSU A 869 genomic DNA carries:
- a CDS encoding aminotransferase class I/II-fold pyridoxal phosphate-dependent enzyme — protein sequence MTRHNSQSDRNRFATIAVGAAETETHPHRDGTNDVVPPIHLSTTFEWASGKDANKHDYSRESNPTRAALEEQLACLEGGEHGLAFASGMAATSTTMLSLAPPGGHVVSSDTIYSGTEKLLTEHMAGHLGVDIDFVDARDPDNVADVVNANTDLIWAETPSNPLIRLCDIQTIADIADDHNALFGVDSTFASPYCQAPLELGADIVVHSTTKYLNGHSDSIGGAVITDDEGVYEQLAFAQRVGLGNMLSPFDCYLVARGIKTLPARMEHHEKNAMAVARFLESHDRVARVHYPGLESHPQHDLASEQMSGYSGMLSFEFDGTLIELEAFVEGLEVFTPGASLGGVESLVEVPSLMIPDEFSRSEESAEIPETLVRVSVGLEDADDLCRDLRTALP from the coding sequence ATGACACGACACAATAGCCAATCCGACAGGAATCGATTCGCAACCATCGCAGTCGGCGCAGCTGAAACCGAGACGCACCCTCATAGAGATGGAACGAACGACGTCGTCCCGCCGATCCATCTTTCGACTACGTTCGAGTGGGCCAGCGGGAAGGACGCCAATAAACACGACTATTCGCGCGAGAGCAATCCGACGCGGGCAGCCCTTGAAGAGCAGTTAGCCTGCCTCGAAGGCGGCGAGCATGGGTTGGCGTTCGCCTCCGGAATGGCCGCCACATCGACAACGATGCTGTCGCTAGCCCCCCCGGGAGGCCACGTCGTCTCCTCGGACACCATCTATAGCGGAACCGAAAAGCTGCTCACGGAACACATGGCCGGACATCTCGGCGTTGACATCGACTTTGTTGACGCCCGTGACCCCGACAACGTCGCCGATGTAGTCAACGCGAACACTGACTTGATCTGGGCAGAAACACCGTCGAACCCCTTGATCAGGTTGTGCGATATCCAAACGATAGCCGACATCGCCGATGACCACAATGCCTTGTTCGGCGTGGACAGTACCTTTGCGAGTCCGTACTGCCAAGCCCCGCTCGAACTGGGTGCCGACATCGTTGTCCACAGCACTACCAAGTATCTCAACGGGCACTCCGACTCGATCGGTGGTGCCGTTATCACCGACGATGAGGGAGTTTACGAGCAATTGGCGTTCGCGCAGCGAGTTGGGCTTGGGAATATGCTTTCGCCGTTCGACTGCTACCTCGTTGCGCGAGGCATCAAGACGCTGCCCGCGCGGATGGAGCATCACGAGAAGAACGCAATGGCAGTTGCCCGGTTCCTCGAAAGCCACGATCGGGTCGCTCGTGTTCACTATCCGGGTCTTGAGAGCCACCCGCAACACGATCTTGCGAGTGAGCAGATGTCGGGGTACAGCGGGATGCTGTCCTTCGAGTTCGATGGGACACTCATCGAACTTGAGGCGTTCGTCGAGGGACTTGAGGTATTCACGCCGGGAGCCAGTCTCGGTGGGGTCGAGAGCCTTGTTGAGGTCCCGTCACTAATGATCCCTGATGAGTTCAGTCGGAGTGAGGAGTCAGCGGAGATTCCCGAGACGTTGGTTCGGGTATCCGTTGGCCTCGAAGACGCCGATGACCTCTGCCGAGATCTCCGGACGGCGCTACCGTAG
- a CDS encoding MOSC domain-containing protein: MTGSGTVERVFIAPEAEAEMEEQTDVEAVAGKGLRGDRYFSEIETGTFVKWEPDEERHDGYDLTLIEQEAVTAIEREAGIELTPGEHRRNIETRDVALNHLVGQRFRVGDVICRGDRLCEPCNHLQRITQDGVLQALTHRGGLRVDILEDGMIRPGDVIEPLE, from the coding sequence ATGACTGGGAGCGGAACTGTCGAACGGGTTTTTATCGCACCTGAAGCCGAAGCGGAGATGGAAGAACAAACCGACGTTGAAGCAGTTGCCGGAAAGGGACTCCGAGGTGATCGCTACTTTAGCGAGATTGAGACGGGAACCTTCGTCAAGTGGGAGCCAGATGAGGAACGCCACGATGGGTACGACCTCACGTTGATCGAGCAAGAGGCTGTAACAGCAATCGAACGTGAAGCAGGAATCGAACTCACACCGGGAGAACACCGACGAAACATCGAAACCCGTGATGTCGCACTCAATCATCTCGTTGGACAACGATTCCGAGTCGGTGATGTCATCTGTCGAGGTGATCGGCTGTGTGAACCGTGTAATCATCTTCAGCGCATCACTCAGGACGGCGTCTTGCAGGCACTTACTCACCGAGGTGGGCTCCGAGTGGACATTCTCGAGGATGGGATGATTCGCCCCGGAGACGTAATCGAACCACTCGAATAA
- a CDS encoding asparaginase: MSVVVISTGGTIASTKDSGGGASPELTGEDLIASVPGLSDDIELTTDDFSNIPSPQFSISQMYRLSELVAEYDRDDTVDGIVVTQGTDTLEEVAYFLDLCYDGETPVVFTGAMRNPSLASPDGPANLLTAIRTVTSDGARGRGVLVAFNDQVHAAKLVTKTHSMRLDTFQSPELGPLAVHDEETIRWRASVDPTPTIDVDPETLTNEVAALTVTAEMPPSQMPEPGDFEAVVLATTGSGHIPPGIIPPLEALAREDLPLVATTRCPEGRLARSTYDYRGSEQTLLDLGCYFSERNLQKTRIATVVALAGRSVETVFDRPAGE, encoded by the coding sequence ATGTCAGTAGTTGTCATTTCTACCGGTGGGACGATAGCTTCAACCAAGGACTCTGGTGGTGGAGCCAGTCCTGAATTGACCGGTGAAGACCTCATCGCAAGCGTCCCAGGGCTGAGCGATGACATCGAGTTGACTACAGACGACTTCTCGAATATTCCCAGTCCACAGTTCTCTATCAGCCAGATGTACAGGCTCAGTGAGCTGGTAGCCGAGTATGACCGTGATGATACAGTGGATGGTATTGTTGTTACACAGGGAACAGACACCCTCGAAGAGGTAGCGTACTTCCTTGACCTCTGTTACGATGGCGAGACACCTGTCGTATTCACGGGCGCGATGCGAAACCCATCGCTGGCGAGTCCTGATGGTCCAGCCAATCTCCTCACGGCCATTCGAACGGTGACGAGCGACGGTGCTCGTGGACGTGGAGTCCTTGTCGCTTTCAATGATCAGGTTCACGCAGCCAAGCTCGTCACGAAGACCCACTCGATGAGACTAGATACGTTCCAGTCGCCCGAGCTGGGCCCGCTCGCCGTTCACGACGAAGAGACGATCCGATGGCGAGCCAGCGTCGATCCGACCCCGACAATCGACGTCGATCCGGAGACATTGACGAACGAGGTCGCTGCCCTCACGGTGACAGCAGAGATGCCCCCTTCGCAAATGCCTGAACCGGGTGATTTCGAGGCGGTAGTACTGGCAACTACCGGTTCGGGCCACATTCCGCCAGGGATCATTCCCCCGCTGGAAGCCCTCGCACGAGAGGATCTCCCACTTGTAGCTACGACGCGTTGCCCGGAGGGGAGACTCGCCAGGTCAACATACGATTACCGTGGTAGTGAGCAGACACTGTTGGACTTGGGCTGTTACTTCAGCGAGCGAAATCTGCAGAAGACGAGAATCGCGACGGTTGTCGCGCTCGCTGGTCGCAGCGTCGAGACCGTGTTTGACCGACCCGCAGGGGAGTAA
- a CDS encoding alanine racemase, translating to MAPALYRPVEDLETPALLVDIDAMERNIEEYVAFADENDVMLRSHIKTHKNAELAALEDEMTDGGGICCQTLGEVETMARNGIDDIYLSYQVVGEQKLNWFCWLSQKAERLATTVDSAATIDILQDAAQDHEITADVILEVDVGLHRTGVAPGSEAVALAERIDEAANLEFDGILAYESHVKAEAETESEFDELCREAMELAEDVVDDIEAAGIPVDEVKVGGTATSRYSGKHPVVTEINPGMYPFNDVGELELRPWEVSKDDCAATVITTVISVPDNDRLVVDGGSKTFSLDKPQMPVPKNRDDIEYANASEEHGWIDTSNSDESFAVGDRLEFIVPHVCTTINLHDLIIGARDDQVEELWEVQARGKVR from the coding sequence ATGGCGCCGGCGCTTTATCGGCCGGTCGAGGACCTAGAAACTCCGGCCTTGCTCGTCGACATCGATGCGATGGAGCGTAACATCGAAGAATACGTGGCATTTGCCGACGAGAACGACGTAATGCTCCGTTCCCACATCAAGACGCACAAGAACGCCGAACTCGCAGCACTCGAGGACGAGATGACCGACGGTGGTGGAATCTGTTGTCAAACGCTGGGCGAGGTGGAAACGATGGCGCGAAACGGGATCGACGATATCTACCTATCCTATCAGGTCGTCGGCGAGCAAAAACTCAACTGGTTCTGCTGGCTCTCACAGAAGGCCGAGAGATTGGCAACGACGGTCGACTCAGCCGCGACGATAGACATTCTTCAGGACGCCGCTCAAGACCACGAAATAACGGCCGACGTCATACTCGAAGTCGACGTGGGATTGCACAGGACTGGCGTCGCTCCTGGCTCTGAGGCCGTTGCTCTCGCGGAACGAATCGACGAAGCGGCCAATCTGGAGTTCGACGGCATCCTCGCGTACGAGTCGCACGTAAAGGCTGAAGCGGAGACCGAATCGGAATTCGACGAACTGTGCAGGGAGGCGATGGAGCTTGCCGAGGACGTAGTCGACGACATCGAGGCCGCTGGAATTCCCGTAGACGAGGTGAAGGTCGGCGGGACGGCGACGTCGAGGTACAGTGGCAAGCATCCGGTGGTCACCGAGATCAACCCGGGGATGTATCCCTTCAACGATGTTGGCGAACTCGAACTCCGCCCATGGGAGGTATCGAAGGACGACTGCGCAGCGACGGTCATCACTACGGTCATCTCCGTGCCGGACAACGACCGGCTCGTCGTTGACGGAGGCAGCAAGACGTTCTCCTTGGACAAACCACAGATGCCGGTCCCGAAGAATCGGGACGATATCGAATACGCCAACGCCAGTGAGGAACATGGGTGGATCGACACCAGCAACTCGGACGAGTCCTTTGCAGTGGGCGACCGGCTGGAGTTCATCGTCCCCCACGTCTGCACGACGATCAACCTCCACGACCTCATCATCGGCGCCCGAGACGACCAGGTCGAGGAGCTATGGGAGGTGCAGGCGAGAGGGAAGGTCCGCTAA
- a CDS encoding transposase, whose protein sequence is MVGQRRLLTEAYLVGVELRTALESGQSFCNDLRMLRDSFDVLDDGYPEWHPAPHSFEGMVRLFLYRELTGESYRTLTTYPELADAFRLEKVPDESVLSRTWRNRFDDATRTFVTTAAHYVVKEIHDHDIDAPEVRPKAEVVTSNQDPNTFPDNDVKDESSEFTDEQIQRTTRLARDHGFDEFDSGRAANATYEDTQFFELQTFMGMVSCGTPQGANRFQYRHGPDSSPHGDTHLRAVKRFEPETLIQGFDAATEQIISVIDSEASFRRPVTTAIDITTIPYYGDVEGMSMVSGTKNKDCRAFKFATISIIGQNIPLVLGVEPIRESSEWDSNPSNEIHRVVRRLVKRAQEHVPIETVLCDREFDSQQVYQTLSNLGVNYLIPKRINSTEREVIETMDDDEQEVAVESASVHVEAGNHPMRFLYVPSTKGDGTAVFATNLSVGPDEAETFCRRYSRRWQIENEYKSIKNDFLAKTSSKDYRVRLFYFVFAVLLYNVWRLTDFLLKADVDGPMDYAPVLTAGECVEIVVSALIPPD, encoded by the coding sequence ATGGTTGGTCAGAGACGGCTGTTGACTGAAGCGTACCTTGTTGGGGTGGAACTCAGGACGGCGCTCGAAAGCGGGCAATCGTTTTGTAACGATCTTCGAATGCTGAGGGACTCGTTCGATGTACTCGATGACGGCTATCCCGAGTGGCATCCAGCCCCTCATTCCTTCGAGGGGATGGTGCGTTTGTTTCTGTACCGGGAACTCACGGGCGAGAGCTACCGCACGCTCACCACGTATCCCGAACTGGCCGATGCGTTTAGGCTCGAAAAGGTCCCTGACGAATCGGTGCTCTCGCGGACCTGGCGCAACCGATTCGACGATGCCACGAGGACATTCGTCACCACAGCTGCACACTACGTCGTCAAAGAAATTCACGACCATGACATCGACGCCCCCGAGGTTCGGCCAAAAGCAGAGGTCGTGACCTCAAACCAGGACCCGAATACGTTTCCGGATAACGACGTCAAGGACGAATCAAGCGAGTTCACTGACGAGCAAATCCAGCGGACGACCCGCCTGGCTCGTGATCATGGCTTCGACGAATTTGATTCGGGTCGTGCCGCGAACGCCACCTACGAGGATACGCAGTTCTTCGAATTGCAGACGTTCATGGGCATGGTTAGCTGCGGAACACCCCAAGGTGCCAACCGCTTCCAGTATCGGCACGGGCCGGACAGTAGTCCTCATGGTGATACGCATCTCAGAGCAGTCAAGCGATTCGAGCCGGAAACGCTGATCCAGGGTTTCGACGCGGCGACCGAGCAAATTATCTCGGTTATCGACTCTGAAGCATCGTTCCGTCGACCGGTTACCACTGCAATCGACATCACGACCATCCCATACTACGGCGACGTCGAGGGCATGTCGATGGTCAGCGGTACGAAGAATAAGGACTGTCGGGCGTTCAAATTCGCGACCATATCGATTATCGGGCAGAACATCCCGTTGGTCTTGGGAGTAGAGCCGATCAGGGAGAGTTCGGAGTGGGATAGTAATCCATCGAATGAGATTCATCGTGTCGTCCGACGCCTGGTGAAACGAGCCCAGGAACACGTCCCCATCGAGACAGTGCTGTGCGACCGAGAATTCGACTCACAGCAGGTTTACCAGACGCTCTCGAACCTCGGCGTGAACTACCTGATTCCCAAGCGAATCAACAGCACCGAGCGGGAAGTCATCGAGACGATGGACGACGACGAACAAGAGGTCGCAGTAGAATCAGCTTCCGTCCACGTCGAAGCTGGAAACCACCCGATGCGGTTCTTGTACGTGCCCTCGACGAAAGGCGATGGCACGGCGGTTTTCGCGACGAACCTCAGCGTCGGACCAGACGAGGCAGAGACCTTCTGTCGACGATACAGTCGCCGCTGGCAGATCGAGAACGAGTACAAATCGATTAAGAACGATTTCCTCGCGAAGACCTCCTCGAAGGATTACCGGGTGCGACTGTTCTACTTCGTGTTCGCCGTACTGCTCTACAACGTCTGGCGACTCACCGACTTCCTGTTGAAAGCTGACGTGGATGGCCCGATGGACTATGCACCTGTGCTGACTGCTGGTGAATGCGTTGAGATCGTCGTCTCGGCACTGATTCCACCCGACTAA
- a CDS encoding VOC family protein produces MIEKLRLTTRLVDDQDEALRFYTEKLGLVKKADEPFGSDNRWVTVAPEQDDTVEIVLELPGWSEDEEEADRRAAMVGEQPALAFTVDDCQATYETLRERGIEFTAEPREQPYGIEAIARDLYGNGVVLVEHTPETEAT; encoded by the coding sequence ATGATTGAAAAACTCCGTCTCACCACCCGTCTCGTCGATGACCAAGACGAAGCGCTGCGCTTCTACACCGAGAAGCTCGGCCTTGTGAAGAAAGCAGACGAGCCATTTGGATCCGATAACCGCTGGGTCACTGTCGCCCCTGAACAAGACGATACCGTGGAGATCGTCCTCGAACTCCCCGGCTGGTCCGAGGACGAGGAAGAGGCCGACCGTCGAGCCGCAATGGTCGGTGAGCAACCGGCACTCGCCTTTACGGTGGATGATTGCCAGGCAACGTATGAAACGCTACGCGAACGTGGTATCGAGTTCACAGCCGAGCCTCGAGAACAGCCCTACGGCATCGAAGCCATCGCACGTGACCTCTATGGGAACGGCGTCGTCCTCGTCGAACATACACCAGAGACAGAGGCAACATAA
- a CDS encoding pyridoxal-phosphate dependent enzyme — translation MTTPELVCSSCGRTYSDQWRCQCGGVLDFAQQPLPEYDRPDPGQFDTRDGLWSFDMFIPVEKGPSLGEGMTPLIPSSTWDAQFKLEYVSPTGSFKDRGATTTISHAIACGADRVVEDSSGNAGAAIATYAAQAGIDAEIYVPAEVKESKLRAIERAGATPVRIEGGRQAVTDACIDAVESGDAWYASHSWSPAFFAGTATFAYEVALQRDWSVPDAIVMPLGHGTLFLGVYRGFKALSEAGWIDSVPRLLGAQAAGYAPIASELHEVPEGENDVADGIQIREPTRKQQLLDAIAETDGDAIAIAEDAVQTELDRLHRKGFYVEPTSAIAPAALAAYRESGTLAKDADVVMPLTGHGMKT, via the coding sequence ATGACTACCCCAGAACTTGTCTGTTCCTCGTGTGGCCGGACATACAGCGATCAGTGGCGGTGTCAGTGTGGCGGTGTCCTCGACTTCGCTCAGCAACCGCTTCCGGAGTACGACCGGCCAGACCCCGGTCAGTTCGACACGCGAGACGGACTCTGGTCTTTTGATATGTTCATTCCCGTCGAGAAAGGTCCCTCTCTCGGCGAAGGAATGACGCCGCTGATCCCATCATCGACCTGGGACGCCCAGTTCAAGCTCGAATACGTCTCCCCGACGGGGAGCTTCAAGGATCGGGGTGCAACCACGACTATTAGCCACGCGATAGCGTGTGGCGCAGATCGAGTCGTCGAAGATTCGTCGGGGAACGCTGGTGCTGCCATCGCAACCTACGCCGCCCAAGCAGGCATCGATGCGGAGATCTACGTCCCAGCGGAGGTGAAAGAGTCGAAGCTCCGAGCGATCGAACGGGCTGGTGCGACGCCTGTTCGAATTGAAGGCGGACGCCAAGCTGTGACTGATGCCTGCATCGATGCCGTCGAATCTGGCGACGCGTGGTACGCGAGTCATTCGTGGAGTCCAGCGTTCTTCGCAGGAACGGCGACGTTCGCGTACGAGGTCGCGCTCCAACGTGACTGGAGCGTCCCTGATGCGATTGTGATGCCACTCGGTCATGGGACCCTGTTCCTGGGCGTGTACCGTGGTTTCAAGGCATTGTCTGAAGCGGGATGGATTGATTCAGTTCCGCGTCTACTCGGTGCGCAAGCCGCCGGCTACGCTCCGATTGCGAGCGAACTCCACGAGGTCCCCGAGGGTGAGAATGATGTCGCGGACGGCATCCAGATACGGGAGCCGACGCGGAAACAACAGCTCCTAGATGCGATTGCTGAGACCGATGGTGATGCGATTGCCATTGCGGAAGATGCCGTGCAGACGGAGTTAGATCGCCTCCACAGGAAAGGGTTCTACGTGGAACCAACCTCTGCAATCGCACCTGCGGCACTTGCGGCGTATCGAGAAAGCGGAACGCTTGCGAAAGATGCAGACGTGGTGATGCCCCTCACTGGACATGGGATGAAGACTTAA
- a CDS encoding PadR family transcriptional regulator has protein sequence MYDLTGFQRDLLYTIAGQDEPHGLAIKDELEEYYEKEIHHGRLYPNLDEIVDKGLVEKGELDRRTNYYTITARGRRELEARREWEDQYVVELLSESE, from the coding sequence ATGTACGATCTCACTGGCTTCCAACGTGACCTGCTGTACACGATCGCCGGCCAAGACGAACCACACGGACTCGCGATTAAAGACGAACTCGAGGAGTACTACGAGAAAGAGATCCATCACGGGCGACTCTATCCGAACCTCGACGAGATCGTCGACAAGGGCCTCGTCGAGAAGGGCGAGCTCGACCGGCGGACGAATTACTACACGATCACGGCCCGCGGCCGACGTGAACTCGAGGCACGCCGAGAGTGGGAAGACCAATACGTCGTCGAGTTGCTCTCAGAGTCGGAGTAA
- a CDS encoding SLC13 family permease, which translates to MKRSEAIEVARSPGFAFSLATAIAVATWLLASGSTATMLSITLFCIVLWVLTPIPPSYTGLIGIGLIAVSFSTELALVGFQKPATWLIGFGLLMGEATRQSGLANGVGRWIATRTIGDSSDTNPIQTYRRLLLALSIGAHALAFLVPSALVRILAIAPILRELGLLFDSRDARVGIYLGPLFATFYGSSGILTADLPNIIISGFSQSIAGHTISWSEWWLHMYPVMGFVRVLLVIGIVYLLFRPPADSSFELPKDGKQTESATQRRMLAFLLVGTLIWATDFVHGFHPVIGAIVVVILAFLPEIGIADFEDIGSDVDFSIIFFIAAVFAIGDGLTETGFTDSAATYLLDLIPTDGPLAVILISVFLITFALTFLMEGLAVASVLTPVLIPYIDAAGLPFTPVLLAEVMALSSYFFPYQSAVLIVILNEGDLEARELIGTTIACSVATMLLLLPIQFGLFTVFY; encoded by the coding sequence ATGAAACGATCGGAAGCAATCGAGGTGGCTCGATCACCGGGATTCGCGTTCTCGCTCGCCACTGCCATCGCCGTCGCGACGTGGCTGCTGGCCTCGGGGTCGACGGCAACGATGCTTTCGATCACACTCTTCTGTATCGTCCTGTGGGTCCTGACTCCGATTCCGCCGTCCTACACGGGATTGATCGGGATCGGGCTGATCGCCGTCTCCTTCTCGACGGAGTTGGCGCTCGTCGGGTTCCAGAAACCGGCGACGTGGCTTATCGGGTTTGGGTTACTGATGGGCGAGGCAACGCGACAGAGTGGCCTCGCGAACGGGGTCGGGCGATGGATCGCGACCAGAACCATCGGCGACTCGAGCGACACTAATCCGATCCAAACGTATCGTCGGCTGTTGCTCGCACTCTCGATCGGTGCCCACGCGCTGGCGTTTCTCGTTCCCTCAGCGCTCGTCCGTATCCTCGCGATCGCACCGATCCTCCGGGAACTCGGCTTGCTCTTCGACTCCCGGGATGCTCGGGTCGGGATCTATCTCGGTCCGCTATTCGCGACGTTCTACGGATCGTCGGGAATTCTGACCGCTGACCTCCCGAACATCATCATTTCGGGCTTTAGCCAGTCCATCGCCGGACACACTATTTCGTGGTCCGAGTGGTGGCTCCACATGTATCCCGTCATGGGCTTCGTTCGCGTATTGCTGGTTATCGGTATCGTCTACCTCCTCTTTCGACCGCCGGCCGACTCGAGTTTTGAACTTCCGAAAGACGGTAAGCAGACGGAGAGCGCTACCCAACGGCGAATGCTGGCGTTCTTGCTCGTCGGTACGCTGATCTGGGCAACGGACTTCGTCCACGGATTCCACCCGGTGATCGGTGCGATCGTCGTTGTCATCCTCGCGTTCCTCCCAGAGATCGGTATCGCGGACTTCGAGGATATCGGAAGCGATGTCGATTTCTCGATCATCTTCTTTATCGCCGCAGTGTTCGCGATCGGTGACGGATTGACTGAGACCGGATTCACCGATAGTGCGGCGACGTATCTGCTCGATTTGATCCCAACGGACGGACCGCTCGCAGTGATACTCATTTCTGTCTTTTTGATTACGTTTGCGCTTACTTTCCTGATGGAGGGACTGGCCGTCGCGAGCGTCCTCACTCCGGTCCTGATACCGTATATAGACGCCGCTGGACTCCCGTTTACACCCGTCCTGCTGGCGGAAGTGATGGCGCTGAGTTCGTACTTTTTCCCGTATCAGTCGGCAGTCCTCATCGTCATTCTAAACGAAGGTGACCTCGAGGCGCGGGAACTAATCGGCACTACAATCGCGTGTTCGGTGGCAACGATGCTACTTTTACTTCCGATCCAGTTCGGCTTGTTTACGGTCTTCTACTAA
- a CDS encoding class I fructose-bisphosphate aldolase — translation MHPLADTPIVQDGKSIILAHDHGLEHGPTAFSDVPERLDPETVFEMATHDAVTGFAVQKGLAETYYPSYADDVNLLAKLNGSSSLWMGEPYSPQTCSVEYALELGADALGYTVYPGTNREPEMFEEFQAVQETAREHDTPVAMWSYPRGQALKAHRKPEVISYATRIALELGADIAKVKYPRSGEAMAHAVDAAGDMNVVLSGGSKASDREFLSMVETAMDAGASGLAVGRNVWQRDDPEHILDALEAVVFDGATADEVCDD, via the coding sequence ATGCATCCACTTGCCGACACTCCGATCGTTCAGGACGGTAAATCGATCATCCTCGCGCACGATCACGGGCTAGAACACGGGCCGACCGCTTTCAGTGACGTCCCCGAACGGCTCGATCCGGAGACCGTTTTCGAGATGGCGACGCACGATGCTGTAACGGGATTCGCCGTCCAGAAGGGACTTGCGGAGACGTACTATCCCTCCTACGCTGACGACGTGAACCTGCTGGCGAAACTCAACGGCTCGAGCAGCCTTTGGATGGGCGAGCCGTACTCGCCACAGACTTGCTCGGTAGAGTACGCGCTCGAACTCGGTGCCGACGCCCTGGGATACACCGTCTATCCGGGAACCAACCGTGAACCGGAGATGTTCGAGGAGTTTCAGGCAGTACAGGAAACGGCTCGCGAGCACGATACGCCGGTAGCGATGTGGTCGTACCCGCGTGGTCAGGCGCTGAAAGCACATCGCAAGCCCGAGGTCATCTCCTATGCGACCCGGATCGCGCTCGAGCTCGGCGCGGACATCGCGAAAGTGAAGTACCCACGCAGCGGCGAGGCGATGGCCCATGCGGTGGACGCAGCGGGTGACATGAACGTCGTCCTGAGCGGCGGTTCAAAGGCCTCCGACCGCGAATTCCTTTCGATGGTCGAGACGGCCATGGACGCGGGTGCGAGCGGCCTGGCAGTCGGTCGCAACGTCTGGCAGCGGGACGATCCCGAGCACATCCTCGACGCCCTCGAGGCAGTCGTCTTCGACGGTGCGACTGCGGACGAGGTGTGTGACGATTGA
- a CDS encoding IclR family transcriptional regulator translates to MTSTVPVKAAKVTLEIVDTLRQLNGAGVSEIAQQLDKPTSTVYDHLQTLEREEYLVKEGDKYYISTRFLQLGNQARSRKKVFEISRPEVDELAEKTGEHANLMIEEHGLGVFLYKARGSDAVQLDTHAGMRVPLQTTALGKTIMAFRSRSEVEGVLDQHGLPKVTENTISDPDELFNRLDQIRERGYAYDDEERVNGMRCVAAPITNDDGRAIAAVSISGPKSRMQEERFTNEIPERILRCANVIEVNLTYS, encoded by the coding sequence ATGACAAGCACCGTCCCGGTTAAGGCAGCCAAAGTCACCCTGGAGATCGTCGATACGCTCCGACAACTCAACGGCGCCGGTGTCTCCGAGATTGCACAGCAATTGGACAAACCCACGAGCACTGTCTACGACCATCTCCAAACGCTCGAGCGGGAAGAGTACCTGGTCAAGGAGGGCGACAAGTACTACATCAGCACTCGATTTCTGCAACTCGGCAATCAGGCCCGCTCGCGGAAGAAAGTCTTCGAGATCTCGCGCCCGGAAGTCGACGAATTAGCCGAGAAAACAGGTGAGCACGCGAATCTCATGATCGAGGAACACGGGCTCGGCGTCTTTTTGTATAAGGCTCGCGGATCCGATGCCGTCCAACTCGACACGCACGCCGGGATGCGTGTCCCGCTTCAGACGACGGCGCTTGGCAAGACCATCATGGCCTTCCGTTCTCGCTCGGAAGTCGAGGGGGTTCTCGACCAACACGGCCTCCCGAAGGTGACCGAGAATACGATTTCGGATCCGGACGAACTGTTCAACCGCCTCGATCAGATCCGCGAACGCGGGTACGCCTACGATGACGAAGAGCGGGTGAATGGGATGCGCTGTGTCGCTGCTCCGATTACGAACGATGACGGTCGTGCGATAGCGGCTGTGAGTATCTCCGGACCGAAGAGTCGAATGCAGGAAGAGCGCTTTACGAACGAGATTCCAGAACGGATCCTCAGATGCGCTAACGTTATCGAGGTGAATCTGACCTACTCGTAG